The Treponema sp. OMZ 790 genome includes the window TTTGACGGCCATCATCCTCTTTACCTCATTTAAAGAGCAAGCCGGTGTTGCAAGTGTAGATATTACAAACATTAACGTTCTTGTAGGCGTTCTCTTGGGAGGTGTTTTCCCCTTCTTGTTCTCAGCTCTGACAATGTCGGCTGTAGGAAAGGCCGCCCATAAGATGATCGAAGAAGTACGCCGCCAGTTTAAACAGCACCCCGGCATCTTGGAAAATACCGAAAAGCCCGATTACAAGAGATGTGTAGATATCAGTACTCAGGCAGCCTTAAAAGAAATGGTTATCCCCGGCCTTGCCGCAATCATTACACCCATTCTTGTCGGTTTTGCAGGAGGCCCCGCTATGTTAATCGGTCTTTTGACAGGTGTAACAGTATCCGGCGTTGTATTGGCAGTCTTTATGTCCAATGCAGGTGGTGCATGGGATAATGCAAAGAAGATGATTGAAGGCGGAATCGCAGGCGGAAAGGGTTCTCCCTCACACAAGGCTGCTGTTGTAGGCGACACTGTAGGCGATCCCTTCAAAGATACTTCCGGCCCCTCCATCAATATATTGATTAAGCTTATGTCAATGGTTTCATTGGTTATAGCCCCGATGTTAAAACTATACTGGGGATAAGCTTTTGTTAGGTTTCCGGCAAGCGGAAATCGGATAAACACAAAAAAAGACGGTCTTTTTTTAAGGCCGTCTTTTTTTATTTTAAAAAGGTTTTAAAGATCCAGCTTTAAATCTCCATCCTTAATCCAATTTATTTTTCGTAAAAGAAAGGTAAAGAAAAGAGCTAAAAGGGCCGGCAGAATAAAGTGTAAAAGAAGAACGGCAAAATAAGTGTCCAAACCGTTTCTTCCTATAGTATCCATTGCAGTGATAGTGCCGATTTGACCTACAAGGCCGCAGGTTCCCATTCCTGAACCTAGAGGGATGTTTTCCATTTTAAAGATAATTGTAGCCAAGGGGCCTAAAACAGCCGCCGCCAAAGTCGGAGGAATCCATATCCTCGGATTTTTGATAATATTCGGCATGTGAAGCATACTTGTACCTATACCGACGGCAAAACTTCCTCCAAGTCCGTTATCCCGATAGCTCATAACCGCAAAGCCTATCATTTGAGCGGCACAGCCTACAGTGGCAGCTCCTCCTGCGAGCCCTCCAAGGGAAAGCATCATACAGATTGCGGCACTGCTTATGGGCAAGGTAAGAATTACGCCTACCAAAACCGAAACGGTAACTCCCATCCAGAAAGGCTGCAAGGTAGTAGCTTCCATTATAATTTGCCCGAGCCATATCATAAAAGAGGCCATTCCGGGGCCGACGAGTGCAGCAATTACGGCTCCCGAAATAATCGTTACCATCGGCGTAACTATGAGATCAATCTTAGTTTCGCGGGAAACGGCTTTTCCCAGTTCGGTGCTGATTATCGTTGCTATGAAGACCCCTACAGGGCCGCCCAACTTATTTCCTGCAAAACCTACTATTGTTGCCGAAAAAAGCACAAAGGTATGGGCTTTTAGCGAATGAGCGATGGCTATACCGATTGCGGCCCCCGTCATATCCCGGCAAATAGGCCAGACGGTTTCGGTTAAAAAAGAAATATTAAGTTTAAGGCCTATACTGTTTAAAATTGTACCTACCAAAAGAGAGGAAAAAAGCCCCATTGCCATTGCACTCATAGCATCAATAAAATAACGTTTTGCCGATATTTCAATGTTTTTTTTAGCCAAAAAGGCTTTAAAAGAGTGGTTCATTTAAAATGCTCCCGGAACAAAATGTGTTTTTAGCGGAAAAGTATAGTGGAGAATATGGGGATCGAACCCACGACCTATTGATTGCGAACCAATCGCTCTACCAACTGAGCTAATTCCCCAAGGTAATTGCGAGTAAATCGATGTTACATCAAAAGCAAAAAAAAAGCAATAAGGGACCTTGCTTTTTTCAAATTTTTTACGTAAAATAATATAATGAAAAGAAACTTAATTTTTTTATTTTTTATTACAATTTTTATATGCTTTACAACAGCGTGTTTAAGTGTGAACGGCTCAAAAATTGAACACTCCAAAAAATCTTCTCCTAAGTCAAAAGAGCTTATCAAAGGACCTTTTATCGATTACCTTACAGAGAGAGTTTGGCGTTTAGCCGGCTGTTCTTTTGAAAACGGTGTTTATATGCCCTTGGATGCAAATATGTCAGCTTCCCGTATCAACTTTTTAAAAAACGGAACATTTGAAGCTGCCAGCGGCATTACAAACTATGCCGGAACATGGAAACATAAACAAAGTAAAAACCAAGCGGAGGCATCTTTTCGTTTTCAAATAAGCTCAAAAAAACTTGCTGATCCGTCAAATACTATAGGCAAGCCCTTTGATGCAGCTTTTGAACAAAATTTAAAAAACACCGAGTCGATTCAAATAAGTGTAAACGAAATAAAATTCTATTCCAAAGACGGAGAACTTTTATTGCACTTTATAAGGCTGTAAAAAACTTTTTAAGTATAAGTCCATACTTTGCACAAAAAAACCGTCCTTTCCCGGACGGTTTTTATCTTTTTAAAGCCGATAGATCTGATCTTTTAGGCGAATTCTCTTCCGTAACGGTTTATTACCGAAGCCATGTTGTCAAGGCTTACCTGTTCCATAACGCCGCCCATTTCCCACGCAACACGGGGCATACCGTATACAACTGAAGAAGCTTCATCCTGTCCTATTGTACGGGAACCTTCAGTAAACAATTTTGTAATATTTTGAGCTCCGTCCTTTCCCATTCCGGTCATTATTATTCCGAGAGCATGATTTTGATATTCCTTTGCAACCGATTCAAACAAAACATCAACGCTGGGTTTATGACCGCTTTGAGGCGGAGCATCTATAACCTTTGCAACCGCGGCAAGAGAGCGTTTTTCTACGACAAGATGTTTTCCGCCGGGAGCAATAAGAACGCGGCCGGGTTTTATAAGATCGCCGTCTTCCGCTTCTTTTACTTCAAGCGGACATATTTTATCTAAACTGGAAGCAAATTCTTTTGTAAATCCGGGAGGCATATGTTGAACCACAACTATTGGTTGAGGCAAATCCTTATCGATGGATGCAAAAACTTGCCGCAAAGCATTGGGGCCGCCTGTCGAAATTCCTATGGCGATAATTTGAATATTCCCAGGCTCTCTTTGAGCCTTGGGTTTTTCTTCCTTTTGAGGCTCTGCTGCAACACCCGTAATGGGCTTTGGGAGAGGAGTTTTATAGGCTTCCGAAATTGATCTTCTTTCTTCACCTCCTCTTGTGCCTGTTTCAATTTGATGACGCCGGCCATAGGCCAATAACATTTTCGAAAGAGTTTCTGAAACCGTATTTAAATTAGCAGACTCCGAACCGGAAGGCTTTGTTATAAAGTCACAAGCGCCAAGCTCCAAACAATCCATTGTAATCTTAGCACCTTCTTTTGCAATACTGGATAAAATTACAACCGGAATCTTTATATTTTGTTTTTTAAGTTCTCGCAAAAACTCAATACCGTTCATCTCGGGCATTTCCAAATCCAATACTATAACATCAGGAGCTACACGATCCAATTTTTGAAGGGCAAAACGGCCGTTCATCGCCTTATCGGCTATTTTTAAGCCGGGGGTTGCATCGATAATCTTCCCTATCAGGTTCCTCATTAACGCAGAATCATCCACTATTAAAACACGAATATCTTCCATAAAAACTCCTTTATAAAATTATATCAAACCTTTAAAATCAAAAACCTTTTTGGTAAAAACAGGCCCAATCCGTCTTCATAAACTTAAATTGAGTGTCCATCCCGAAAAGAGATTCCGAATGGCCTATAAACAAAAAGGATTTAGGCGACATAGCCCGCCAAAATCTATCAATAACGTCTTTTTGAGCCGGTTCGTCAAAATATATCAAAACATTTCGGCAAAATACCAAATCAAAATCAATGTGCTTTGAATCATGCTTTAAGTTATGATAGTCAAAATTCACCATTTGCATTATGTCTTTTTTTACCTGATAACCGTCATTCAACTTATCGAAATAAAGCTTCAAATAATCATCAGGAATTCCTGCAACTCTGGACTCCTGATAAAACCCGGTTTTACCAACAAGAAGACATTTAAGCGACAAGTCCGATGCAGTAATTTCGGCGGAAAACCCTATAGGCAAATTCTTTTTCATTACCATGGCTATAGTATAGGGTTCTTCCCCTGTCGAGCAACCTGCACTCCATATTTTAATCTTATTTTTTCCCGCGGTTTTTTTTATCTTTACGAGTTCGGGAATAACATAATTTTCCAATGCATCAAAGTGAGGTTGATTTCTAAAAAATCTTGTAAGGTTTGTTGTAACGGAATCCAAAAGGCTCTTTTGCTCTTCAGAGTCCTTAATAAGCATCGCATAATAATCCGAAACTTTTTCAAGTTTCTTGTCTCTAAGTTTTTCTTTTAACCTGCTTTCCAAAATAGACCTATTAGTATCGGAAAAAGTAATACCGCTTGCGGTATATATTAAATCGCTAAACATACGGAATTCTTGATCAGTTAAAAAATCTGACATACTCTAGGCTCCTAGTTATCTTTAAATTTATTTTTTAAATATTTTATAGTCTACGCACTATCCGCTCTTATGTCAATCGGCAGTCAAAACCTTTTGACTAAGATTAAAAAAGATAGTATAATAAACCATGAATTTTAAGAAAGCTCAAAATTTGCTTATAGCCTCTATTCTGCCTATTATATCATTTTCTTGCAGTTTAAACTATAGTAAAGAGGCACAAATTTTTGAAAAAAAACCGAATTTTGTATTTAAAAATGCAAATTTGGACCAATATGAGGAAAATTCTTTAAATTTACGCATAAATTTCGCAAAATTGGAGATTTATGACACCGATAAAACGTGGGCAGGAAAGAATTTGCGCTTTTTTAAAATAGATAAAAAATCGCTCGAAAAAGACAATCCTGAGGCGGAACTCAAGGGAAGAGCCGGACTTATAAAAATAGACGAAAAGAACAATAACTACTTTTTAGGGCAAAAGGTTTTTTTTGAAGATTTAAAAGAAGGCCTGATGATTTCGGGCGAGGCATTTTTTTGGGACAAAAAAGAAAATATTCTTTACGGAGTGGAAACCGGCTCGGTCACTGTAAAACAGGGAGATGAACTTTATATAAGCGGAGAAGGATTCATTGCAAATACCCTTTCCAAAGAATTCGAATTTTTACACTCAATTGAGGGTAAGATTAAAACTAAAAATGAGGAGAAAAAAAATGAAGAAATTTCCGAATCACAAGAACAATAAGATTTTTATCTTATGTTTTTTTATATTTTTCTCCCTGTCACATGCCGCAGCTGAAATCTCCACTATAAGTTTCAAAGCAGACAAGGTAACAGCCTCCGTTGCTGAAAATAAAAAATCGACAAATTTAATCGGCAATGCCGAAATCAAAGTAGACAGTTTAACCATATCGGCAGACCGCATTGAAATTTTCGGAAAAGATTATCGGTATGTGAACGCAAACGGCTCGGTAAAGGGCAGCGATACCGAAAAGGGTTATAGTTTTCAGGCAGATCTTATCAACTTTGATAGAAAAACCGATACGGTTACAATGTTCGGAAAAATAGAACTGAAGGATACAAAAAATGATGTAACTATCACTGCCGAAAATATGGAGTACAAAAAAAAACAAGAAGTAATGATCATACGCTTCAGTGTTAAAATAATAAATAAGGATATAAATTGTATTTCGATGTTTGCCCTGTATAATAGAAAAGAGGCGAAGGTTGAGTTAACAGGCCGTCCTATCGTAAAAAAAGCAAAAGACGAATTTAGAGCCGGAAAAATTTCGGTAAATCTGGAGACGGAAGACATAGCTCTGGATGGCCGCGTCAGAGGTTCAGTAGAGCAAGTAAAAGAAGAAAAAGACGACACCGATAAAACCGAAAATCAAAATGAATCAGAATCAACTCAAAATCAAGAGGAACAATCCAATGTTTGACACAAAGAGCATTTTAAAAGTTGAAGGATTAAATAAATTTTTTAGAAAAAAACATGCCGTAAAGGATGTTAGCTTTTCGATGAATCAGGGAGAAATTGTAGGACTTTTAGGCCCAAACGGAGCCGGAAAAACAACTACATTCTATATGATTGTTGGTTTTTACAAACCGAATGCGGGAAATATTTATCTGGACGGTAAAAAGATAACGGCCTTACCAATGTATAAAAGAGCTCATGCAGGTATTTCTTATTTACCGCAGGAAGCCTCAGTTTTTAGAAAACTTACTGTCGAGCAAAATATTTATGCTATCTTGGAAACACGCAAAGATCTTTCCAAAGAACAAAAAAAAGAAAGACTGGAATTCTTACTTGAAGAGTTCGGAATTACGGCAAACAGAAAGCAACAAGCCTACACTCTTTCCGGAGGAGAAAGAAGACGTACGGAAATAGCACGAGCTTTAGCTATAGAGCCCAAGTTTTTACTTTTAGATGAACCCTTTGCCGGTATTGATCCGATTGCAGTACACGACATAAAAAGCATAGTACGCATTTTAGCTAATCAAGGTATAGGCATCTTGATAACCGACCACAATGTCAGGGACACCTTGGAGATAACCGACAGGGCATACATAATAGGCAGCGGAGAAATTGTAGAACAGGGCTCCAAAGACGAAATTCTAAATTCCGAGATTGCCCGCAAAATCTATCTTGGTGAAGAATTCAGAATGTAATTGGAGATGAGATGATAGACTTAATCGCTTTTTTGGGTAATTACGGAAAAAAATATGAGAACACAAGGCATAATGCAGCTTGGGTTTTATGTGATTTAATAGACATAGGAACAAATGCCGTATGGCAGAGTAAATTTAAAGGACAATACGCAAAGGCATCTCCTTCCATAACAGGAGGAAGAGTAATCCATTTGTTAAAGCCCGAAACCTATATGAACCTATCTGGAGAAAGCGTAATTTCAGCCGCTTCCTTTTTTAGATTAAAGCCTGAAAATATTTTGATAGTGCATGATGAGCTGGAGTTAAAACCCGGCATTATCAGCTTTAAATGGGGAGGAGGCCTTGGAGGACACAACGGCCTGCGCTCTGTAAAATCGGTTTTAAATACGGCAGATTTTTTCCGTTTGAGGATAGGAATAGGCCGGCCGGATTTTTCTTCTCAAGGAGGAGATTCTTCGCCCGATATTTCAGGTTATGTCCTTTCCCGTTTTGCACAATCAGAATTGGAAACCATAAAAAGCCAGGTATCCAATGTAAATTCTTTTTTCAAAGAACTGCTTGAAGCCGAAGAAGCTCAAACTCTTATAAAAAAATGGGCCAAGGTTCTGCCTCCTCAAAGCGGAGTACTTATCTCTTAAGATTTTTTTTATTTTTCCGAAACTAAAATGAGGAATGATAATGAAAAAAACACTAGGTCTATTATTTTTTATTGCTCTATTTTTGCCCTCAGTTTTTTCAGAAAAGGGTATTGAACCGGAAGTTTATCAAAAACTAACAGAATCAATCGTAAGAGTTGAAGCGCCCAAAATTAAGGACGGATATATAATCTTTACATCCTCTGCAAAAAGACATATAGGAATAGCTTTTTCACATGAAGATTACAAGCGCATCCATTCTTTTAAAAAACTCAATCGAAGCGAATTCGAAAAAACTATTTTTTTCTATATTTTTCCGATTCCTGATGAGTTAACCGAAATAAGGTATAGGCTTGTAATAGACGGACTTTGGTCGCCAGATCCGATAAATCAGAATACGGCTTTTGATAATCTGCACAGCATGAGCGTTTCCTGCATTAATGTTCCCTATAAAAAAGAATATAAAACCGGAATAAGCAATAAAAATGCAGTAAAATTTACCTATTTGGGAGAAGCTAAAAAAAACATAAAACTTGCGGGTTCATTTAATAACTGGGATCCTTTTATGTATGATCTAATCGAAGTTTCTCCCGGAAGATATGAACTAAATTTGAACTTACCCTCAGGCACTTGGCTCTACGCTTATTTTTCAGGCGGAACCCGGCTGCCCGATACTACAAATAAAAATTATGTATATACCGTTGACGGTCGTGTAGCTTCAGTTATTACGGTTAAGTAAATTGTTATTTTATAGGAGATTCGATAAACAGTTCGGCAGGAATTCTGCCTCACTGTTTATCTTCGAGTTTTGTGCTTTGCACAAAACATCGCATTATTGTATGTAGTTTTGCTTTATGCAAAACTACTTGAAAAAACTTTTTTCGCAAATTGATATTTGCTACAAAAAGTTTTTATAGGAGGTTAAGTATGCACGAATATATTATACAAGGCGGCTTCCCTGTAAAGGGAACAATAAAAGCAAGCGGAAATAAAAATGCTGCCCTTCCCTGCATTGCCGCAGCCATTCTTTCGGAAGAACCTATAATTTTAAAAAACATTCCGGAAATTGAAGATGTTTTTGTAATGCTTCAAGTCTTTGAAGCATTAGGAGGGCATTACGAAAAAATAGAAAAAAACGTATTCAAGCTTCAAATCGAAAAAGTAAAAACAAGCAAGATACCGGAAGATTTAGCCTCAAAAATAAGAGCCTCCATTTTATTTGCAGGCCCTCTTTTAGCAAGAACAGGCAAGGCCATTTTGCCTCCTCCCGGAGGAGATGTTATAGGCCGCCGAAGATTAGACACTCATTTTTTGGCCTTAACCGAATTGGGCGCCAGAGTCGAAACGGATCAAAATTTTTCTTTCATCGCTCATAAATTAAAGGGTGAAGATATTTTCTTGGATGAAGCTTCCGTTACCGCAACCGAAAACGCTATCATGGCAGCAAGCCTTGCAGAAGGAACAACCATCATTACAAATGCAGCAAGCGAGCCTCATGTTCAAGAGCTTTGTAATATGTTAAACAAAATGGGCGCAAAAATTAGCGGAGTCGGCTCAAATATATTGACAATTGAAGGAGTCAAAAAATTAGGCGGAACGGAACACCGAATAGGTCCGGACTATATGGAAATAGGTTCTTTTATAGGACTTGCATCGGTTACAAGGGGACAGCTTAAAATAACTGACGTGGAACCGAGGGATATGAGACCCTTAAAAGTAGCTTTCGGTAAACTAGGCATAGGCTGGACTCTTGAAGGAACAACGCTGACCGTTCCCGATAAACAAAAAATGCAGGTAAACTGTGACCTCGGCGGAATGATTCCTAAAATCGATGATGCTCCATGGCCCGGCTTTCCGCCTGATCTGACAAGTATTATGACGGTAATAGCAACGCAGGTTGAAGGAACGGTTTTAATTCACGAAAAGATGTTCGAATCAAGAATGTTTTTTGTAGATAAACTCATAGGTATGGGAGCACGCATTACCTTGTGTGATCCCCACCGTGCAGTTATTTCCGGCCCAAGCTCACTCCATGGAAGCGACTTGGTTTCACCGGATGTAAGGGCCGGTATGGCAATGGTGATAGCGGCCTGTTGTGCCCGCGGAGAAAGCATTATCAGAAACGTCTATCAGATAGAGCGCGGTTATGAGCATTTGGTTGAACGCTTAAAATCCATAGGCGTAAAAATCGAAGTTAGAGAAAAATAAGTCAATATTCAATCTGCACCGCTCGGTGCAGATTTTTTTTAATAAAACCTCTTCCTATTATGCCGAATTTGTGATATTCTGTTTTCCAAGCTCAACAAAGAAAGGCTCATTTTAAAGATGCTTAACTTTATTTTTAAAAGAATTTTATATGGTATTCTTACAATGTTCATCGTTGCCAGTATTACCTTTTTTTTGGTGCATATTATTCCGGGGAATCCTATTGAAACAATAGCAGAAAATCTGCCTGAAGAAAGGAGAGCAGACCTTTATTCTCAATACGGCTACGACAAACCTCTTTTTACTCAATACATAGTTTTTTGGAAAAATATTTTAATTAAAGGAGATTTAGGCACATCTCTTTATTATCGCGGGAGGCTCGTTACGGATGTAATAAAAACCCATGCTCCCATTTCTGCAAGACTTGGACTTCAAGCCTTATTCTTCGGAGTTTCTGCGGGTTTGCTATTCGGCATTTTGGCAGCAGTAAACCGCGGAAAAAAATTCGACTACAGCCTTATTTTAATTGCGGTGATAGGCATATCCATTCCGAGTTTTGTTATGGGACAAATGCTTCAATATTTTTTCGGCATTAAACACAATCTCCTTCCAATTACAGGATGGGGAAGTTTTAAGTATACTGTGCTCCCGTCTTTGGCCTTAGCTATAGGGCCCATTGCAAAATACTCCCGGTACATGCGTTCCAATTATTTGGATATTGTAAATCAAGACTATATTTTAACGGCAAGGGCCAAGGGTGCTTCAAAGGTAAGAATTATAAAAAGTCATATTTTGCGTAATGCCTTTTTACCTATCATAACAATGCTCGGCCCTCAAATCGCATTCACCTTTACCGGAACATTTATAATTGAAAATATTTTTTCGGTACCCGGATTAGGCTCTTACTTTGTACGTTCAATTTCGGAAAGAGATTATACAATGGTTATGGGGCAAACCATATTTA containing:
- the lptB gene encoding LPS export ABC transporter ATP-binding protein: MFDTKSILKVEGLNKFFRKKHAVKDVSFSMNQGEIVGLLGPNGAGKTTTFYMIVGFYKPNAGNIYLDGKKITALPMYKRAHAGISYLPQEASVFRKLTVEQNIYAILETRKDLSKEQKKERLEFLLEEFGITANRKQQAYTLSGGERRRTEIARALAIEPKFLLLDEPFAGIDPIAVHDIKSIVRILANQGIGILITDHNVRDTLEITDRAYIIGSGEIVEQGSKDEILNSEIARKIYLGEEFRM
- a CDS encoding isoamylase; translated protein: MKKTLGLLFFIALFLPSVFSEKGIEPEVYQKLTESIVRVEAPKIKDGYIIFTSSAKRHIGIAFSHEDYKRIHSFKKLNRSEFEKTIFFYIFPIPDELTEIRYRLVIDGLWSPDPINQNTAFDNLHSMSVSCINVPYKKEYKTGISNKNAVKFTYLGEAKKNIKLAGSFNNWDPFMYDLIEVSPGRYELNLNLPSGTWLYAYFSGGTRLPDTTNKNYVYTVDGRVASVITVK
- a CDS encoding protein-glutamate O-methyltransferase CheR, producing MSDFLTDQEFRMFSDLIYTASGITFSDTNRSILESRLKEKLRDKKLEKVSDYYAMLIKDSEEQKSLLDSVTTNLTRFFRNQPHFDALENYVIPELVKIKKTAGKNKIKIWSAGCSTGEEPYTIAMVMKKNLPIGFSAEITASDLSLKCLLVGKTGFYQESRVAGIPDDYLKLYFDKLNDGYQVKKDIMQMVNFDYHNLKHDSKHIDFDLVFCRNVLIYFDEPAQKDVIDRFWRAMSPKSFLFIGHSESLFGMDTQFKFMKTDWACFYQKGF
- a CDS encoding chemotaxis response regulator protein-glutamate methylesterase gives rise to the protein MEDIRVLIVDDSALMRNLIGKIIDATPGLKIADKAMNGRFALQKLDRVAPDVIVLDLEMPEMNGIEFLRELKKQNIKIPVVILSSIAKEGAKITMDCLELGACDFITKPSGSESANLNTVSETLSKMLLAYGRRHQIETGTRGGEERRSISEAYKTPLPKPITGVAAEPQKEEKPKAQREPGNIQIIAIGISTGGPNALRQVFASIDKDLPQPIVVVQHMPPGFTKEFASSLDKICPLEVKEAEDGDLIKPGRVLIAPGGKHLVVEKRSLAAVAKVIDAPPQSGHKPSVDVLFESVAKEYQNHALGIIMTGMGKDGAQNITKLFTEGSRTIGQDEASSVVYGMPRVAWEMGGVMEQVSLDNMASVINRYGREFA
- a CDS encoding PTS transporter subunit IIC, with protein sequence MNHSFKAFLAKKNIEISAKRYFIDAMSAMAMGLFSSLLVGTILNSIGLKLNISFLTETVWPICRDMTGAAIGIAIAHSLKAHTFVLFSATIVGFAGNKLGGPVGVFIATIISTELGKAVSRETKIDLIVTPMVTIISGAVIAALVGPGMASFMIWLGQIIMEATTLQPFWMGVTVSVLVGVILTLPISSAAICMMLSLGGLAGGAATVGCAAQMIGFAVMSYRDNGLGGSFAVGIGTSMLHMPNIIKNPRIWIPPTLAAAVLGPLATIIFKMENIPLGSGMGTCGLVGQIGTITAMDTIGRNGLDTYFAVLLLHFILPALLALFFTFLLRKINWIKDGDLKLDL
- a CDS encoding LptA/OstA family protein translates to MKKFPNHKNNKIFILCFFIFFSLSHAAAEISTISFKADKVTASVAENKKSTNLIGNAEIKVDSLTISADRIEIFGKDYRYVNANGSVKGSDTEKGYSFQADLINFDRKTDTVTMFGKIELKDTKNDVTITAENMEYKKKQEVMIIRFSVKIINKDINCISMFALYNRKEAKVELTGRPIVKKAKDEFRAGKISVNLETEDIALDGRVRGSVEQVKEEKDDTDKTENQNESESTQNQEEQSNV
- the pth gene encoding aminoacyl-tRNA hydrolase; the protein is MIDLIAFLGNYGKKYENTRHNAAWVLCDLIDIGTNAVWQSKFKGQYAKASPSITGGRVIHLLKPETYMNLSGESVISAASFFRLKPENILIVHDELELKPGIISFKWGGGLGGHNGLRSVKSVLNTADFFRLRIGIGRPDFSSQGGDSSPDISGYVLSRFAQSELETIKSQVSNVNSFFKELLEAEEAQTLIKKWAKVLPPQSGVLIS
- a CDS encoding ABC transporter permease is translated as MLNFIFKRILYGILTMFIVASITFFLVHIIPGNPIETIAENLPEERRADLYSQYGYDKPLFTQYIVFWKNILIKGDLGTSLYYRGRLVTDVIKTHAPISARLGLQALFFGVSAGLLFGILAAVNRGKKFDYSLILIAVIGISIPSFVMGQMLQYFFGIKHNLLPITGWGSFKYTVLPSLALAIGPIAKYSRYMRSNYLDIVNQDYILTARAKGASKVRIIKSHILRNAFLPIITMLGPQIAFTFTGTFIIENIFSVPGLGSYFVRSISERDYTMVMGQTIFISFLYVTSLIIVDIAYNLLDPRIKVQTKNEVL
- the murA gene encoding UDP-N-acetylglucosamine 1-carboxyvinyltransferase yields the protein MHEYIIQGGFPVKGTIKASGNKNAALPCIAAAILSEEPIILKNIPEIEDVFVMLQVFEALGGHYEKIEKNVFKLQIEKVKTSKIPEDLASKIRASILFAGPLLARTGKAILPPPGGDVIGRRRLDTHFLALTELGARVETDQNFSFIAHKLKGEDIFLDEASVTATENAIMAASLAEGTTIITNAASEPHVQELCNMLNKMGAKISGVGSNILTIEGVKKLGGTEHRIGPDYMEIGSFIGLASVTRGQLKITDVEPRDMRPLKVAFGKLGIGWTLEGTTLTVPDKQKMQVNCDLGGMIPKIDDAPWPGFPPDLTSIMTVIATQVEGTVLIHEKMFESRMFFVDKLIGMGARITLCDPHRAVISGPSSLHGSDLVSPDVRAGMAMVIAACCARGESIIRNVYQIERGYEHLVERLKSIGVKIEVREK